A single genomic interval of Dromiciops gliroides isolate mDroGli1 chromosome 1, mDroGli1.pri, whole genome shotgun sequence harbors:
- the LOC122735050 gene encoding protein FAM104A-like has protein sequence MSERLRPRKRRRNGNEEDSHLPQTKRSSRNPVFQDSWDTETAPVTKNSKENRLRGNKVFCASSSSDSGGSSSSSSTSSSINSPDRGSVQESSLNQIITGSSPNTPQSLQEQSALCQGPYFHINQILKEAHFYSLQHRGRPPT, from the coding sequence agaaggaatgggAATGAAGAAGACAGTCATCTCCCTCAGACCAAACGGAGTAGCAGAAACCCTGTCTTTCAGGACTCCTGGGATACAGAGACAGCACCCGTAACGAAAAACAGTAAAGAAAACAGACTAAGAGGAAACAAAGTGTTCTGTGCGTCTTCAAGCAGTGACagtggtggtagcagcagcagcagtagtaccAGCAGCAGCATCAATAGCCCAGACAGGGGAAGTGTTCAAGAAAGCAGCTTAAACCAGATCATTACCGGATCCAGCCCCAATACCCCTCAGTCCTTACAGGAGCAGTCTGCACTATGCCAAGGCCCTTATTTCCACATCAACCAGATTCTGAAGGAGGCCCACTTTTATAGCCTACAGCACCGAGGACGGCCTCCTACATGA